From Thermodesulfatator atlanticus DSM 21156, the proteins below share one genomic window:
- a CDS encoding EcsC family protein, producing MTHNKQILLTPYDQKALKEIDAWKNRPVNKFKRKMFQLPEKGLGFLQNALDTAGVPTELVETIFKSILLALTDTAAYSVNKKGIYEKFRQKGLVVNSSSDILALELKQIDDLVKHLDLKYKGALTVEGGISSAFSLPGIAVDLAISITGSLRAISEYATYYGFPPEDLEERTYVLYVFTRAFGPAETGKPGALVHLEKVARDILRNKTWAELSESWFVQIAKKVAEQIGVRLTKKGLLKAIPVVGIAISAGTNYHLAHKVCLASFMLYRERFLYRKYNL from the coding sequence ATGACCCACAACAAACAAATTTTATTAACCCCTTACGACCAAAAAGCCCTCAAAGAAATAGATGCCTGGAAAAATCGGCCTGTTAATAAGTTCAAAAGAAAAATGTTTCAGCTTCCAGAAAAAGGACTTGGTTTTCTACAAAATGCCCTTGATACTGCCGGCGTGCCCACAGAGCTTGTCGAAACTATTTTTAAATCAATTCTTTTGGCTCTCACAGATACTGCCGCATACTCCGTTAACAAAAAAGGCATTTACGAAAAATTTAGGCAAAAAGGTCTCGTGGTCAATTCTTCTTCTGACATTTTAGCCCTTGAACTCAAACAAATAGACGATCTCGTAAAGCATCTTGACCTCAAATACAAAGGCGCACTAACCGTTGAAGGCGGGATAAGCAGTGCCTTCTCTCTTCCGGGAATAGCTGTTGACCTGGCGATATCCATTACAGGCAGTCTGCGAGCTATTAGTGAATACGCCACGTATTATGGTTTTCCACCCGAAGACCTGGAAGAACGCACCTACGTGCTTTACGTGTTCACAAGGGCTTTTGGCCCTGCTGAGACCGGGAAGCCTGGTGCTCTTGTTCACCTAGAAAAAGTAGCCCGTGATATACTTAGAAACAAAACCTGGGCAGAGCTAAGTGAATCCTGGTTTGTACAGATTGCTAAAAAAGTGGCAGAACAAATAGGAGTTCGGCTTACCAAAAAAGGATTACTCAAGGCCATACCAGTGGTTGGAATCGCAATTTCAGCCGGAACAAATTATCACCTGGCCCATAAAGTCTGCCTGGCATCTTTTATGCTCTATCGCGAACGTTTTCTTTATAGAAAGTACAATTTATAG
- the cmr1 gene encoding type III-B CRISPR module RAMP protein Cmr1 — protein sequence MKKAYADFELTVLSPMFLRGADQQKATFRLASLKGTLRYWFRALALGVYGLEDVRRIETEIFGATDQKSHVVFRVLEEKTQLLANFWDTAAKEPEISYLLGPGIRRGTLPLAPCSKVKFRMMAWGKRPETYLKIASGVLWVACFFGGLGARSRRGFGSYAIKFLQGEKPLIAFELPRGKERAFLNAAPLAIQKFLKQSFSGSDHPSEEAIFYPFFAPGKWKVALEAVQEGKEREKAWEKALSRAGKRLRLFRLHPNSIKAGRIFGKGSHSKDYETILQALRSKSAGKTKEISGLKNIALGLPLIFDKEMQIKLKDRGRLGAVRRGSPLFMTLNQFAERLFLSFSAFNESFYPLKDDQSLVLVRRDEEFFIIPPQDTAYALEFVAPKKEKKEGSKNERQ from the coding sequence ATGAAAAAAGCGTATGCCGATTTTGAACTCACGGTTTTAAGCCCTATGTTTTTGCGCGGAGCAGACCAGCAAAAGGCCACCTTCAGGCTGGCTTCCTTAAAGGGAACCTTGCGCTACTGGTTCCGGGCGCTGGCCCTGGGAGTCTATGGCCTAGAAGACGTACGCCGCATTGAGACGGAAATTTTCGGCGCTACCGACCAGAAAAGCCACGTTGTCTTCAGGGTTCTCGAGGAAAAAACACAATTGCTTGCAAACTTTTGGGACACTGCCGCAAAGGAACCGGAAATCTCTTATCTTCTTGGCCCAGGAATCAGGCGCGGAACCCTTCCTCTTGCTCCTTGCAGCAAGGTTAAGTTTCGCATGATGGCCTGGGGCAAAAGGCCTGAGACTTATCTTAAAATTGCAAGCGGTGTCCTCTGGGTGGCATGTTTCTTTGGTGGCCTTGGAGCCAGAAGCCGCAGGGGCTTTGGCAGTTATGCCATCAAGTTCCTTCAAGGTGAAAAACCCCTCATTGCCTTTGAGCTGCCCCGGGGCAAAGAACGAGCTTTTTTAAATGCCGCGCCCCTTGCCATTCAAAAATTTTTGAAACAATCCTTTTCGGGAAGTGACCATCCTTCAGAGGAGGCTATTTTTTATCCCTTTTTTGCACCTGGCAAATGGAAAGTGGCCCTTGAGGCGGTTCAGGAAGGGAAGGAAAGGGAGAAAGCATGGGAGAAGGCTCTTAGCCGGGCAGGAAAAAGGCTGAGACTTTTTCGCCTGCATCCCAATAGCATCAAGGCCGGGCGTATTTTCGGCAAGGGATCTCATTCAAAAGATTACGAGACCATTTTACAGGCTTTGCGAAGTAAATCAGCCGGAAAAACCAAAGAGATTTCCGGGCTAAAGAACATAGCTCTTGGGCTTCCCCTTATCTTTGACAAAGAAATGCAGATAAAGCTCAAAGACAGAGGACGCCTAGGTGCGGTGCGCAGGGGATCTCCTCTTTTTATGACCCTTAACCAGTTTGCTGAGAGGCTTTTTCTTAGCTTTTCGGCTTTTAATGAGAGCTTTTATCCCCTGAAAGATGACCAGAGCCTGGTGCTGGTAAGAAGGGACGAGGAATTTTTCATTATTCCCCCACAGGACACGGCTTACGCTCTGGAATTTGTAGCACCAAAAAAGGAAAAGAAAGAGGGAAGCAAAAATGAGCGCCAATAA